A single Prochlorococcus marinus XMU1410 DNA region contains:
- a CDS encoding proline--tRNA ligase produces the protein MRVTTSFPLGTLRDTPSEAEIISHQLLLKAGYIRRVNSGIYAYMPLMLKVIEKISAIIEKELNSIGCTKLLLPQLHPADLWKKSERWEGYTAGEGIMFNLKDRQGKEFGLAPTHEEVITRIASETINSYKQLPQCFYQIQTKFRDEIRPRFGLMRSREFIMKDGYSFHSSENDLASFYEKVGNAYENIFKSCGLQTVGVEADSGAIGGASSKEFMVTADAGEDSILFTQSGSYAANIEKAVSLPSQPIPLKDNIAEWLETPHQKTILEVSNNNNLDPSQIIKVVIFLAQFEGKFEVPILACIRGDQHINEVKLFNLINKLHHFNLLNLKKIEDKNTIEKNLVDLPLGFIGPDLDNKTIKASSNWEKKWTRIIDHSASDLSKFVSGGNKVNFHKVFQEFSFDSKDYLIGDIRNAKKGDKVSIYDDEELKEKKGIEIGHIFQLGQKYSEKLNAKFSDKDGQLKNLWMGCYGIGVTRIAQAAIEQNHDQKGICWPIQISPFEVIIIPTNLKDPIQSDLTEQIYNNFLINKIDVLVDDRNDRAGVKFKDAELIGIPFQIIIGRDSINKEVELLCRKNNTKLKIITDKLLETFISESEIMYNKKS, from the coding sequence ATGCGCGTGACCACCTCATTTCCTCTGGGGACACTTCGTGACACACCTTCTGAGGCTGAGATTATTTCACATCAATTACTCTTAAAAGCTGGGTATATTCGCAGAGTTAACAGCGGTATTTATGCATACATGCCACTAATGCTTAAAGTTATTGAAAAAATATCTGCAATAATAGAGAAAGAACTTAATAGTATTGGTTGTACAAAATTACTATTACCCCAACTTCATCCTGCAGATTTATGGAAAAAAAGTGAAAGATGGGAAGGATATACCGCAGGTGAAGGAATAATGTTTAATCTCAAAGATAGACAAGGTAAAGAATTTGGTTTAGCACCAACTCACGAAGAGGTGATCACGCGTATTGCCTCAGAGACCATCAACTCATATAAGCAATTACCTCAATGTTTTTACCAAATTCAGACAAAATTTAGAGATGAAATAAGGCCAAGGTTTGGATTGATGAGAAGTAGAGAATTCATAATGAAAGATGGTTATTCTTTTCATTCTTCAGAAAACGATCTAGCTTCTTTCTATGAAAAAGTAGGCAATGCTTATGAAAATATTTTTAAATCTTGTGGACTGCAGACAGTAGGGGTTGAAGCTGATAGTGGAGCAATTGGCGGTGCTTCATCTAAAGAATTTATGGTCACTGCTGATGCTGGGGAAGATTCCATTTTGTTCACTCAAAGCGGTTCTTATGCTGCCAATATCGAAAAAGCTGTTTCTCTACCCTCTCAACCTATTCCACTAAAAGATAATATTGCAGAGTGGTTGGAAACGCCTCATCAAAAAACAATCCTTGAAGTTTCCAATAATAACAATTTAGACCCAAGTCAGATTATTAAAGTAGTAATATTCCTTGCCCAGTTCGAAGGCAAATTTGAAGTCCCAATTCTTGCATGTATAAGAGGCGATCAACACATTAATGAAGTAAAGCTTTTTAACTTAATCAATAAACTTCATCACTTTAATCTCCTTAATCTTAAAAAGATTGAAGACAAAAATACTATCGAAAAAAATCTAGTTGATTTACCCTTAGGTTTTATAGGGCCAGATTTAGATAATAAAACTATAAAAGCTAGTTCTAATTGGGAAAAAAAATGGACAAGAATAATTGACCATTCTGCAAGTGACCTTTCAAAGTTTGTAAGTGGTGGGAATAAAGTTAATTTCCATAAAGTTTTTCAAGAATTTTCTTTCGATTCGAAAGACTATCTAATTGGGGATATCAGGAATGCCAAAAAAGGAGATAAAGTAAGTATCTATGATGATGAAGAACTTAAAGAAAAAAAAGGTATCGAGATTGGACATATTTTTCAACTAGGTCAGAAATATAGTGAAAAATTAAATGCAAAGTTCTCTGATAAGGACGGTCAGTTAAAAAATTTATGGATGGGTTGTTACGGAATAGGAGTGACAAGAATAGCTCAAGCGGCTATCGAACAGAATCATGATCAAAAGGGTATTTGTTGGCCTATCCAGATTTCTCCTTTTGAAGTTATTATTATTCCAACAAATCTAAAAGATCCTATTCAAAGTGATCTAACTGAGCAAATCTATAACAACTTTTTAATTAATAAAATTGATGTTCTTGTTGATGATAGAAACGATAGAGCTGGAGTGAAATTTAAAGATGCGGAATTAATTGGAATTCCTTTTCAGATAATTATTGGCAGAGATTCCATTAATAAAGAAGTAGAACTTTTATGCAGAAAAAATAATACTAAGCTTAAAATTATTACTGATAAATTGTTAGAAACATTTATTTCCGAATCTGAAATAATGTACAATAAAAAGTCTTGA
- a CDS encoding inorganic diphosphatase, producing MDLSSIPPSPMKGIVNIVVEIPAGSRNKYEYCSDAGIMALDRVLHSSVRYPFDYGFIPNTLAEDGAPLDAMVIMDEPTFAGCLIKARPIGVLDMHDCGAYDGKLLCVPMANPRQANIVSINQIAPNQLEDVAEFFRTSKGLDGRTVQIDGWRDFDVVENLLKSCMPLKKKNFKILKKSNFSKLN from the coding sequence ATGGACCTTAGTTCAATACCTCCATCTCCAATGAAGGGAATAGTGAATATTGTTGTTGAAATCCCTGCAGGGAGTAGGAATAAATATGAATATTGCTCTGATGCAGGAATAATGGCCCTAGACAGAGTATTACATTCTTCAGTGAGGTATCCTTTTGATTATGGTTTTATCCCAAATACCCTTGCTGAAGATGGAGCTCCCCTTGATGCAATGGTGATAATGGACGAACCTACCTTTGCCGGTTGTCTAATAAAAGCTAGACCGATTGGAGTTTTGGATATGCATGATTGTGGTGCATATGATGGAAAACTTTTATGTGTGCCTATGGCTAATCCTAGGCAGGCTAACATAGTGAGTATTAATCAAATTGCTCCTAATCAGCTTGAGGATGTTGCAGAATTTTTTAGAACAAGTAAAGGACTCGATGGAAGAACAGTTCAAATTGATGGTTGGAGGGATTTTGATGTAGTTGAAAATTTATTGAAAAGTTGTATGCCTCTAAAAAAGAAAAACTTTAAAATACTTAAGAAATCAAATTTTAGTAAATTAAATTGA
- a CDS encoding Spx/MgsR family RNA polymerase-binding regulatory protein has product MKKIIFYSYLKCSTCRKAAKWLESKDFEFQLIDIVKEPPLVNYLNLALEQYSDDKKRIFNTRGKAFKTLDLDIDRLSKEEIIQLLLSDGKLIKRPFLIYEGKKVILGFNEIEYAKQFI; this is encoded by the coding sequence TTGAAAAAAATAATTTTTTATAGTTATTTAAAATGCTCTACATGCCGAAAAGCTGCAAAGTGGCTTGAAAGCAAAGATTTTGAATTTCAGTTAATTGATATTGTAAAAGAACCTCCACTTGTTAATTATTTAAATCTAGCCTTAGAACAATACTCTGATGATAAGAAAAGGATTTTTAATACAAGAGGTAAAGCCTTTAAAACTCTTGATCTTGATATTGATCGTTTGTCAAAGGAAGAAATTATTCAACTTCTTTTAAGTGATGGCAAATTAATAAAAAGACCATTTTTGATTTACGAAGGGAAGAAAGTAATATTAGGTTTTAACGAAATTGAATATGCCAAACAATTTATATAA
- the lepB gene encoding signal peptidase I produces MSGSIKSFLKEWGLLILLTFFVSSCRSFFAEPRYIPSGSMLPELQINDRLIIEKFSLRNSLPKRGDIVVFNSPYSFDKKLISSRSKPLPKKRYCFFMSFPPMSFIPGLRDQACDAYIKRVVALPGEIVSVNSNGELIINNKLIPEPYVSYKCSLSQFNNCGKFEKINVPEDHFLVLGDNRANSWDGRYWPGGKFLHKKEIIGKAYFRFWPLSQVGFFSK; encoded by the coding sequence ATGTCTGGTTCCATAAAAAGTTTTTTAAAAGAATGGGGTCTACTAATTCTATTAACTTTTTTTGTTTCTTCTTGTAGATCATTTTTTGCAGAACCACGTTATATCCCCTCTGGTTCAATGCTCCCAGAATTACAAATAAATGATAGGTTAATTATTGAAAAATTTTCGCTAAGAAACTCTTTACCAAAAAGAGGAGATATTGTTGTTTTTAACTCACCTTACTCGTTTGACAAAAAATTAATTTCATCAAGATCTAAGCCTTTACCAAAAAAAAGATATTGTTTTTTTATGAGTTTTCCTCCAATGTCGTTTATTCCTGGTTTGAGGGATCAAGCTTGCGATGCTTATATTAAAAGAGTAGTGGCACTTCCAGGAGAAATTGTAAGTGTAAACTCTAATGGTGAATTAATCATAAATAATAAATTAATTCCTGAACCCTATGTATCTTATAAATGCTCATTATCCCAATTTAATAATTGTGGTAAATTTGAAAAAATAAATGTGCCAGAAGATCATTTTTTGGTTTTAGGTGATAATAGGGCAAATAGCTGGGATGGAAGATATTGGCCTGGAGGTAAATTTCTTCATAAAAAAGAGATAATTGGTAAAGCATATTTTAGATTTTGGCCTCTTAGTCAAGTTGGCTTTTTCAGTAAATAA
- a CDS encoding histidine phosphatase family protein: MAIRLVLVRHGLSSFNAKGLIQGRTDDSLLTDEGYEQARKAGKALSKINFDKIYSSPLVRAAETAKTIKKTFNKEQNIVFDDNLLEVDLSEWSGLKIDEIKKKFPEIYPIWKNDPENLILKRNENKTYKPIQELFYQATNFVEDILKIYLDKDDVNILVVGHNAILRCLILLLLGRPKQGFRKIRLENASFSILNISKKEHSFNTQIECLNQTSHLNKNIPNKIGDSRVFLIRHGETNWNKEGRFQGQIDIPLNENGKDQARKTFEYLRNISFNKAFSSSMHRPFETAQIILQNNKDLKIEKINSLVEISHGLWEGKLEAEIREKWPALLKNWHDKPEEVIMPEGESIKDVSERSVEAFDKICLSQKDNDQTLMVAHDAVNKTLICNILGINYSNIWMIKQGNGGITIIDLFNDPNKPSVISALNITTHLGGILDSTASGAL, from the coding sequence ATGGCTATAAGATTAGTTTTAGTTAGGCATGGACTTAGCAGTTTCAATGCAAAAGGATTAATTCAAGGGAGAACAGACGATTCATTATTAACCGATGAAGGATACGAACAAGCCCGAAAAGCAGGAAAAGCATTATCAAAAATTAACTTCGATAAAATCTATTCCTCCCCACTTGTAAGAGCGGCAGAGACTGCAAAAACAATTAAAAAGACCTTCAATAAAGAACAAAATATTGTATTCGACGATAATTTGCTAGAGGTAGATCTTAGTGAATGGTCTGGTCTAAAAATTGATGAAATAAAAAAGAAATTTCCAGAGATTTACCCTATATGGAAAAATGATCCAGAAAATCTTATCTTAAAAAGGAATGAAAATAAAACTTATAAACCAATTCAAGAGTTATTTTATCAAGCAACAAATTTTGTAGAAGATATTTTAAAAATTTATCTAGACAAAGATGATGTAAATATTTTAGTTGTTGGACATAATGCAATTCTCAGATGTTTAATACTCTTGTTATTGGGAAGGCCTAAGCAAGGTTTTAGAAAAATAAGATTAGAAAATGCTTCTTTTTCGATACTCAATATTTCAAAGAAAGAACACTCTTTTAATACTCAAATTGAATGCTTAAATCAGACTTCCCATCTTAATAAAAATATTCCAAATAAAATTGGAGATTCCAGAGTATTTCTCATAAGGCATGGTGAAACTAACTGGAACAAAGAAGGTAGATTTCAAGGCCAAATTGATATCCCTTTAAATGAAAACGGAAAAGATCAAGCTAGAAAGACTTTTGAATATTTGAGAAATATTTCTTTCAATAAGGCATTTTCAAGTTCAATGCATAGGCCTTTTGAGACTGCACAAATAATCCTTCAAAATAACAAAGATTTAAAAATTGAGAAAATAAATTCACTCGTTGAAATCAGTCACGGATTATGGGAGGGTAAATTGGAAGCAGAAATTAGAGAAAAGTGGCCTGCTTTACTAAAAAATTGGCATGATAAACCTGAAGAAGTAATAATGCCCGAAGGTGAATCTATAAAAGATGTATCAGAAAGGTCGGTAGAAGCTTTTGACAAAATTTGTTTATCTCAAAAGGATAATGATCAAACCCTCATGGTTGCTCATGATGCGGTCAATAAAACTCTAATTTGTAATATCCTTGGGATTAATTATTCAAATATTTGGATGATAAAACAGGGTAATGGCGGCATAACTATAATTGACCTTTTTAATGATCCCAATAAACCCTCTGTGATTAGTGCTCTTAACATCACAACACACTTAGGGGGAATACTTGATTCAACTGCTTCAGGAGCACTTTAA
- a CDS encoding CPBP family intramembrane glutamic endopeptidase, with translation MIFKNTSKSKLTLAFISIVITFFVWQQGLRDSLNRPSVSFDISQKEQEIAELSVQSIPVNLKKFFIINDPVDQINKSLSDVSFEELTERNKLIRIITSESNDPLIYKNISKDFEDKNYKFLIDEIEKKSNNNLYKANSDKFDLFKGDRFLYHLLSRKFDFDDSALITKSFSSKMFFKILAIRLIPLLTILIGSIMALKILWKTISLKKFGWKEIKSLNFELIDMVLLIAGGFVVLGEVVSPLFSISLVELFSKNISNELSQSLKIFFGYLFMAIPPLWIVFYQIKSLNGEFTFKKDYLQFNFLPIKYAIIQGIKGWLTIVPFVLLISLIMNSLIDNQNGSNPLLEIVLNNNNYLSFFLLFVTTTLLAPLFEEIIFRGILLPTLSRDFGVISGIIVSAFIFALAHLSLGEMLPLFVLGIGLAITRIASGSLFSSVIMHSLWNGLTFLNLFLLRT, from the coding sequence ATGATCTTTAAAAATACTTCTAAGTCAAAACTCACTTTAGCTTTTATTTCTATAGTCATAACTTTTTTTGTATGGCAACAAGGCTTAAGAGACAGTTTAAATAGACCATCTGTTTCATTTGATATAAGTCAAAAAGAGCAAGAAATTGCTGAATTATCTGTCCAATCAATACCTGTAAATCTTAAAAAATTTTTTATCATTAATGATCCTGTTGATCAAATAAATAAATCACTCTCTGATGTCTCATTTGAAGAGCTAACAGAAAGAAATAAATTAATTCGAATAATTACTTCAGAATCAAATGATCCATTAATTTATAAAAATATATCCAAAGATTTTGAAGATAAAAACTATAAATTTCTGATTGATGAGATAGAAAAAAAATCTAATAATAATTTATATAAAGCAAATTCTGATAAATTTGATTTATTTAAAGGTGATAGATTTTTATATCACCTTTTAAGCCGGAAATTTGATTTTGACGATAGTGCATTAATAACAAAATCATTTTCAAGCAAAATGTTTTTTAAAATATTAGCCATAAGACTAATACCACTTTTAACAATACTTATTGGCTCTATTATGGCTTTAAAAATATTATGGAAAACCATATCTTTGAAAAAGTTTGGTTGGAAAGAAATTAAATCCTTGAATTTTGAATTAATAGATATGGTTTTATTAATTGCAGGAGGATTTGTTGTTTTAGGAGAAGTGGTTTCACCTTTATTTTCTATCAGTTTGGTTGAACTTTTTTCTAAAAATATCTCTAATGAATTGTCTCAATCTTTAAAAATTTTCTTTGGATATCTTTTTATGGCTATTCCGCCATTATGGATAGTTTTTTATCAAATTAAATCCTTGAATGGTGAATTTACTTTTAAAAAGGATTATTTACAGTTCAATTTCTTGCCAATAAAATATGCAATTATTCAGGGAATTAAAGGTTGGTTAACAATTGTACCTTTTGTTTTATTGATCTCTCTAATTATGAATAGTCTGATCGATAATCAGAATGGTAGTAACCCCTTGCTGGAAATTGTTCTTAATAATAATAATTACTTATCATTTTTTCTATTATTTGTAACCACAACTCTATTAGCTCCTCTATTTGAAGAGATTATATTTCGCGGTATTTTACTACCAACTCTTTCAAGAGATTTTGGAGTAATTTCGGGCATCATAGTTTCAGCTTTTATCTTTGCATTAGCCCATTTAAGCTTGGGAGAAATGCTGCCATTATTTGTTCTAGGGATTGGATTAGCAATTACAAGAATTGCTTCAGGGAGTTTGTTTTCCTCAGTGATTATGCATTCTTTATGGAATGGATTGACTTTCTTAAATTTGTTCTTATTGAGGACATAA
- a CDS encoding peptidoglycan D,D-transpeptidase FtsI family protein, with the protein MKKYKKIVRLVPLDQRRFKFLYIFSLLLIFCLFGRLVKLQVFNASDLQRKARLIQSSKTNALKKRRAIVDRNNRLIAYDKPLYKLWAHPKYFNFPGDSINRVRSIEEVTEKLSPILDINGEILLSKFNNKMSGIKLLDKISEEKAEKIKNLQISGLDLFKYSQRYYPQGEIYSNLVGFVNDENIASAGLELHLDNQIKVFNKSNFIKIGGDGTPLPDNSAPGDFISDYKKLSLTIDSKLQKASFNALSKQVSKWKAKKGFAIVMDVNNGRILSLVTVPSYDPNKFWQYDSELFRGWYSQDLFEPGSTFKPINLALALEEKVIQKDGVVEDIGKINVGGWTLSNWDKKGNGYIDYPKVLQVSSNVGMVKIMQNLDPTIYWDWLKNLGINENLETDLIESTAGQLKKKDLFVNQSIEPAVTSFGKGFSISPLKLLQLHAALANGGFEVTPHVTSTFKERFDKNPKKQFFSQEVSKTVLEWMESVVDKGSGSGVKIEGYRIAGKTGTSQKALNGSYTSKKVCSFVATLPVNDPKYAVLVVVDEPSKSYAYGSTVAVPVAKEIIESLIVIEKIPPKIKDHGMIVKKP; encoded by the coding sequence ATGAAAAAATATAAAAAAATTGTTCGTCTAGTACCCCTTGATCAAAGAAGATTTAAATTCCTCTATATATTTAGCTTACTATTAATATTTTGTTTGTTTGGTAGGTTAGTTAAATTGCAAGTCTTTAACGCCTCTGATTTGCAAAGGAAAGCTAGATTAATACAGTCTTCTAAAACTAACGCCTTAAAAAAAAGGAGAGCGATTGTTGATAGAAATAATAGACTAATTGCTTACGATAAACCGCTTTATAAATTATGGGCCCATCCAAAATATTTTAATTTTCCTGGTGATTCAATTAACCGAGTTCGCAGTATTGAAGAAGTTACAGAAAAATTGTCACCTATTTTGGATATAAATGGTGAAATACTCTTGAGTAAATTTAATAATAAAATGAGTGGTATCAAGCTTTTGGATAAAATTTCTGAAGAAAAGGCAGAAAAGATTAAAAACCTTCAAATAAGCGGACTTGATTTATTTAAATATTCGCAGAGATATTATCCACAAGGGGAGATTTACTCTAATCTGGTCGGTTTTGTGAATGATGAGAATATAGCTTCAGCAGGTTTAGAGCTTCATTTAGATAATCAAATTAAAGTTTTTAATAAAAGTAATTTCATAAAAATAGGAGGAGATGGAACACCTCTACCGGATAATTCAGCCCCAGGTGATTTTATTTCTGATTACAAAAAATTAAGCCTAACTATAGATTCAAAATTACAGAAAGCTTCATTCAATGCATTATCAAAGCAAGTAAGCAAATGGAAAGCAAAGAAGGGATTTGCCATAGTTATGGACGTTAATAATGGTCGGATTCTCTCCTTGGTTACTGTCCCGTCATACGATCCAAATAAATTTTGGCAGTATGATTCTGAACTTTTTAGGGGTTGGTATTCTCAAGATTTATTTGAGCCTGGTTCAACTTTTAAACCTATTAATCTTGCCTTAGCTTTAGAAGAAAAAGTAATCCAGAAAGATGGAGTAGTTGAAGATATTGGAAAAATCAATGTTGGAGGATGGACTCTTTCGAATTGGGATAAAAAAGGTAATGGATACATTGACTATCCAAAAGTTTTGCAGGTTTCAAGTAATGTTGGGATGGTAAAAATAATGCAAAATTTAGACCCTACAATTTATTGGGATTGGCTAAAAAATTTAGGTATAAATGAAAATTTAGAGACTGACTTAATTGAATCAACTGCTGGCCAACTTAAGAAAAAAGATTTATTTGTAAATCAATCAATTGAGCCTGCCGTAACTTCTTTTGGTAAAGGGTTCTCAATCTCGCCACTTAAATTGCTTCAACTTCATGCGGCTCTGGCCAATGGGGGTTTTGAAGTGACTCCTCATGTAACCTCAACTTTCAAAGAAAGATTTGATAAAAATCCAAAAAAACAATTTTTTTCACAAGAGGTTTCTAAAACTGTTCTTGAATGGATGGAGAGCGTAGTTGATAAAGGTAGTGGGTCTGGAGTAAAAATCGAGGGTTATAGGATCGCTGGGAAAACGGGCACTTCTCAAAAAGCTTTAAATGGTTCTTATACAAGCAAAAAAGTTTGTAGTTTCGTCGCGACCTTACCAGTTAATGATCCAAAATATGCTGTTCTTGTAGTCGTTGATGAGCCGTCTAAATCATATGCATATGGTTCAACCGTTGCCGTTCCAGTTGCGAAAGAAATTATCGAGAGTTTGATAGTAATTGAAAAAATACCTCCTAAGATTAAAGATCATGGAATGATTGTTAAAAAACCCTAA
- the tal gene encoding transaldolase, which produces MKSILEQLSSMTVVVADTGDLDSIKKFQPRDATTNPSLILAAAKNPDYVKLIDKALESSENALPQGFSEIELIKETVDQVSVFFGKEILKIISGRVSTEVDARLSFDTEATVEKARKLINLYKNFGIEKERILIKIAATWEGIKAAEILEKEGIRCNLTLLFNFCQAVTCANAKITLISPFVGRILDWHKAKTGKTSFVGAEDPGVISVTQIYKYFKEKGFKTEVMGASFRNLDEIKELAGCDLLTIAPKFLEELKKEKGELVRKLDLSIQINHSIDYEFDEKDFRLSMLEDQMASEKLSEGITGFSKAIEELEQLLLKRYSEIKNHKLISAN; this is translated from the coding sequence ATGAAATCAATTTTAGAACAATTGTCCTCAATGACCGTTGTTGTTGCTGATACTGGAGATTTAGATTCGATAAAAAAATTTCAACCAAGAGATGCCACCACTAATCCATCGCTAATACTTGCTGCTGCCAAGAATCCTGATTATGTGAAATTAATTGATAAAGCTTTAGAAAGTTCAGAAAATGCATTGCCCCAAGGATTCTCCGAAATTGAATTAATTAAAGAAACTGTTGACCAGGTTTCAGTATTTTTTGGGAAAGAAATATTGAAAATTATTTCTGGGCGCGTATCTACAGAAGTTGATGCAAGACTGAGCTTTGATACCGAAGCTACGGTAGAAAAAGCCAGAAAATTGATCAATCTTTACAAAAATTTTGGAATTGAAAAGGAAAGAATTTTGATTAAGATTGCTGCAACTTGGGAGGGAATTAAAGCAGCTGAAATTTTGGAAAAAGAGGGCATTAGGTGTAACTTAACTTTACTTTTTAACTTCTGCCAAGCGGTAACTTGTGCCAATGCAAAGATAACTCTAATTTCTCCGTTCGTTGGTCGTATATTGGATTGGCATAAAGCAAAAACTGGTAAAACTAGTTTTGTTGGTGCTGAAGACCCTGGTGTTATTTCGGTTACACAAATATACAAGTACTTTAAAGAAAAGGGATTCAAGACAGAAGTAATGGGAGCGAGTTTTAGAAATCTTGATGAAATAAAAGAATTAGCAGGTTGCGATCTTTTAACAATTGCACCAAAATTTCTTGAGGAACTGAAAAAAGAGAAAGGAGAGTTAGTTAGAAAATTAGATCTAAGTATCCAAATTAATCATTCTATTGACTACGAATTTGATGAAAAAGATTTCAGATTAAGCATGTTAGAAGATCAAATGGCAAGTGAAAAGCTTAGTGAAGGTATCACTGGATTCAGTAAGGCTATAGAAGAATTGGAACAGCTGCTACTTAAGAGATATTCAGAAATTAAAAATCATAAATTGATTTCTGCTAACTAA